The following are encoded together in the Malaya genurostris strain Urasoe2022 chromosome 3, Malgen_1.1, whole genome shotgun sequence genome:
- the LOC131433831 gene encoding uncharacterized protein LOC131433831, with protein MTTKAVHIELVSDLSTEGFIAALRRFCARRGKPISIYCDNATNFTGAERELQSLLKQFLNQQQREKIAKHCAETSIRFQFIPARAPTFGGLWEAAVKALKYHLRRVVGFEPITLEVMQTVLCQIESCLNSRPLTAISEDPSDLGALTPGHFLVGSALQSIPEPDLADVPCNKLSLWQTIQRKSQQFWKLWSTDYFINYSNAQRISTSIQTCLLESLCY; from the coding sequence ATGACTACGAAGGCCGTACACATCGAGCTGGTCAGCGATCTTAGTACCGAAGGATTCATTGCGGCATTAAGACGTTTCTGTGCACGACGGGGAAAGCCAATCAGTATCTACTGTGATAATGCGACAAACTTTACCGGAGCTGAGAGAGAACTACAATCACTTTTAAAACAGTTCCTTAATCAACAACAGCGAGAGAAGATTGCGAAACATTGTGCGGAAACCTCCATTCGATTCCAATTCATTCCTGCTCGTGCACCTACTTTCGGTGGCCTTTGGGAGGCCGCTGTTAAAGCATTGAAATACCATCttcgtcgtgtcgtcggttttgaACCAATAACGCTTGAAGTCATGCAAACGGTTCTCTGTCAGATTGAGAGCTGCCTCAATTCACGACCCTTAACAGCCATATCCGAGGACCCCAGCGACTTGGGTGCCCTAACCCCGGGACATTTTCTGGTCGGATCAGCACTCCAATCAATCCCGGAGCCCGACCTTGCCGATGTTCCCTGTAATAAACTTTCATTGTGGCAAACAATTCAACGGAAgtctcagcagttttggaagctGTGGTCAACTGATTATTTCATCAACTACAGCAACGCACAAAGAATTTCTACCAGCATCCAAACGTGCTTGTTGGAAAGCTTGTGCTATTGA